The following are encoded together in the bacterium genome:
- a CDS encoding EFR1 family ferrodoxin (N-terminal region resembles flavodoxins. C-terminal ferrodoxin region binds two 4Fe-4S clusters.) gives MQATAVDVYVFSGTGNTLLAARELVRALREEGVEAELRRLETSRPESVRRDRALGLAFPVAVQSTYPLVWKFVEGLPPGEGREVFMLDTLARFSGGAVGPLKRVLSRKGYACVGAREFVMPSNFGHIGASGKNRERIEKTLPRVAAYARDLVSGKTRWPRLPLFSDLVRLFSRGDRCWKWLGGLLAVDRDRCTRCGLCIRLCPVGALESGEDGYPRRGGACQSCMRCVSFCPASAVTFRGKVPARYRAVSAGELLGG, from the coding sequence GCGGTTGACGTTTACGTTTTTTCCGGAACCGGGAACACCCTGCTGGCGGCCCGGGAACTGGTCCGGGCCCTCCGGGAAGAGGGGGTGGAGGCCGAGCTGCGCCGGCTGGAAACTTCCCGGCCCGAATCCGTCCGCCGGGACCGGGCCCTGGGGCTGGCTTTCCCGGTGGCGGTGCAGTCCACCTACCCCCTGGTCTGGAAATTCGTGGAGGGGCTGCCCCCGGGAGAGGGGAGGGAGGTTTTCATGCTCGACACCCTGGCCCGGTTCTCCGGCGGCGCGGTCGGTCCCCTCAAACGCGTCCTGAGCCGCAAAGGGTACGCCTGCGTCGGGGCCCGGGAGTTCGTCATGCCCTCCAATTTCGGCCATATCGGCGCGAGCGGCAAGAACCGGGAACGGATCGAAAAGACCCTTCCCCGGGTCGCCGCCTACGCCCGGGACCTGGTTTCGGGGAAGACCCGATGGCCGCGCCTTCCCCTCTTCTCCGACCTGGTCCGGCTCTTCTCCCGCGGCGACCGTTGTTGGAAGTGGCTGGGGGGGCTGCTCGCCGTCGACCGGGACCGCTGCACCCGCTGCGGGCTCTGCATCCGCCTCTGCCCGGTGGGGGCTCTCGAATCGGGCGAGGACGGCTACCCTCGCCGGGGCGGCGCCTGCCAGTCGTGCATGCGCTGCGTCTCCTTCTGCCCCGCTTCCGCGGTCACGTTCCGGGGCAAGGTCCCGGCCCGGTACCGCGCGGTTTCCGCAGGCGAACTGCTGGGCGGCTGA
- a CDS encoding aldo/keto reductase, giving the protein MQHRELGRSGIEASAVTLGTWAIGGWLWGGTDRVQARRAIEAALDAGIDAVDTAPIYGFGLSEEIVGEAVRGRRDRVVIMTKCGMVWDREQGEHFFDTDERGPGGPGPALRVFRCLKPESIRDEVEASLRRLGTDYIDLYQTHWQDPTTPIAETMDALLALKAEGKIRAIGVSNATAAQIAEYRRRGQVDADQEKFGMLDRKAEASTLPYCRKHSLAFLAYSPLARGLLTGKVVPGREYAPGDERARLPRFRSENVRRVLALLDELRPLAGELGLTLSQLAIAWALARPGCTLALVGARTPGQARENAGAGGIALGGEPMERIDGILERCRGGIV; this is encoded by the coding sequence ATGCAGCACCGGGAATTAGGGCGGTCCGGAATCGAAGCTTCGGCGGTAACGCTGGGGACGTGGGCGATCGGCGGATGGCTCTGGGGGGGGACCGACCGGGTCCAGGCCCGGCGGGCGATCGAGGCCGCCCTCGACGCCGGGATCGACGCCGTGGACACCGCCCCCATCTACGGCTTCGGCCTGAGCGAGGAGATCGTGGGGGAAGCGGTCCGGGGTCGCCGCGACCGGGTCGTGATCATGACCAAATGCGGAATGGTCTGGGACCGCGAGCAGGGGGAACATTTTTTCGATACCGACGAACGCGGGCCGGGAGGGCCCGGCCCCGCCCTGAGGGTCTTCCGGTGCCTGAAACCGGAGAGCATCCGCGACGAGGTCGAAGCCAGCCTGCGCCGCCTCGGCACCGACTACATCGACCTTTACCAGACTCATTGGCAGGACCCGACCACTCCCATCGCCGAAACCATGGACGCCCTGCTCGCCCTCAAGGCCGAAGGGAAGATCCGGGCCATCGGCGTCTCCAACGCCACCGCCGCTCAGATCGCCGAATACCGGCGGCGCGGGCAGGTGGACGCCGACCAGGAAAAATTCGGGATGCTCGACCGCAAGGCCGAAGCCTCCACCCTGCCCTACTGCCGCAAGCACTCCCTGGCTTTCCTGGCCTATTCCCCCCTGGCGCGGGGACTGCTCACCGGGAAAGTCGTCCCGGGACGGGAATACGCGCCGGGCGACGAACGGGCGCGCCTGCCCCGTTTCCGGTCGGAAAACGTGCGCCGGGTCCTGGCCCTGCTGGACGAGCTTCGCCCCCTGGCGGGCGAACTCGGTCTCACGCTTTCGCAGTTGGCGATCGCCTGGGCCCTGGCCCGGCCCGGGTGTACCCTCGCCCTGGTGGGGGCGCGCACCCCCGGGCAGGCCCGGGAAAACGCCGGAGCCGGCGGGATCGCCCTCGGCGGGGAACCGATGGAGCGGATCGACGGGATCCTGGAGCGGTGCCGGGGCGGTATCGTCTGA